The region CCTCACCGAATCTGGCGGCTCAGCAGAAGCGTTTTGATCGCTGGCGTCACGAATACAATCATGATCGTCCGCACGAAGCGATAGACATGCTCAGACCGGCCGAGATTTACCGTCCCAGTGCCCGGCGTCTTGGTGAAAAAGACAAAATGCGCTACCCGCCGGGTTATCACGTTTGCAGGGTCAGTGGATCAGGCCATGTCAGCTTCATGGGGTCGAACTTCTATCTGAGCGAGATCTACAGCGGCTGTAGGGTAGGTCTCTTTGAGAACGATCGTGGAATCATCGAACTCCACTACGCCAACTTGCACCTGGGTAATCTTGAGTTCGATGCCAACGAAATCTGGCGACCCAAAACACTCATCATCTCCGCGAACAAAGAACCGCGGGCCACCCGTCCGAAATGAAACAAAAACAAAAAGCTCTCTTTCGTGTTCGGTTGCTTCGCTCCGGCCTTGCCGCTGCGCGGCACCCCTGACGGGGACGGCCTAAGCGAAGCAACCGAACACGAACCACCATCCACCATGAACCTTGACCTCCTTAATCCACCCATCCATACCCATTGAAAGTGTAACCTATGTCCTTGTGAAAAGTGTTACCGATGTCTGTGTTGTGCCCTAAAAGACGTCAGAGAACCTAAAAGACGTCAAGTCTTGACTCTTTACTGGCGGCTGGGGTGTGATTTTGATCGATGTCAGTTTCTCCAATGGAGTGCTTCTTCCCCGTTGGCTCTGGCGACTCTGAGAGCGGCCATGTTTCGTGCGTTTTGTTCGGTCCACCAAGCACCGGCGATCTTGAGTCTGTCTTGCAGGACGTGTCGATGGGCGCTTCCGATCATGCCGGAACCGGTGGGCAGGCCGTTTTCAATCGCCGAGCGATAATCGAGTTGTTCAATGCGGTTTTGCAGGTAACGCATGGCGTTACGGACGGGAGTTTCGCCTTGCGGGATGCCTTCGGCTTCCACGTAAGGTTCGAGGGAGCGGATGACCTTGTCCGGTCGATTACTTTTAAGCCGTCTTTTTTGGGTATCGAGCCACTTGGGAGAAGTAGCCGCCTTCGGCGATGCTGCGGCGAGGTAGTCGCAGACATGGTAAAAGTCCACGAGATAGTCTTTGGCTCCCAGGCATTGCCGGGCCTGTTCGGCGATCCACGTGGCCCCGTCGCCGACGACATGGAGCTTGGTCGATGCCGCCCAAGGCAGCTTCGCCACAGTTGCCGCCCACGTGTTTCCGGCCTTTTGGACGTCGCCGAAGCTCACCCCATAGCGGATATTGCCGTGTCCGTGAACGCGTGCCGCGCACAAGCGCGCTTCCTTCCAGTGGCAGTTCCTGCCCTTGCGCCTGTCGGTGTTTGTTGCCCCGGTGCACTCGACCACCGGCACCATGCTCCCGTCCATCTCGGTAACGATGCATTCGGCTCCCTTCGATCTCAGGGCTCCGGTGGAACCGGCAGCCTCCTGACGGCGACGAACGCCACGGGCGTGTTCGAGCGTGATCGTTCGGACCGTCGAGTGGATGCAGAAGGGGTCAGAGTGGATGCAGAAGGGGTCAAACGCAAAATATAAATATTGCCCTATCTCGTTTTTCTTTTGAGAGTCCTATCAAATGCCGCGAAAGCAACGAATCGGAGGACACCAAAAAGACGTCAGGTCTTGACTCTTGACTAGTTTGCATTTTTGAGGCGTTCTTCCTGTATGCCGAGGCCACTACGAGTTGAGTATGCGGGGGCGTGCTACCATGTAATTAACCGAGGGAATTACCGTCAGCGTATCTTTGGTGGGAAGGGGGCAGCGGAGGCGTTTGAGCGGACTTTGGGAGAAGCAGCCGACCGTTTTGGCTGGGAGTTGGGAGCGTATGTGATTATGAGCAATCACTTTCATCTTGCCGTTCAGCTGGGCGAACCGAATTTGAGTGAGGGGATGAAATGGTTGCAGGGGACTTGGGTGCGGCGATTCAACCGTTACCGGAATTGGACGGGGCGACCGTTCCAGGGGCGTTACAAGGGGATTCTGGTTGAGCCTGGTCATGTTTATGGTCAGGTGTGCCACTACATTCATTTGAACCCATTAAGAGCGAAACTGGAATCGGAAGAAACGATTGGCGACTACCGCTGGAGCAGTCTGCACTGGCTGGGAAAGAGGCGTTGTCCGCGATGGTTAGACGGATCGGTTGTTCTCGAGGAGGCGGGAGGATTGACGGATACACCCGCTGGCTGGCGCAATTATCGGAGGTATCTAGCATGGATGGGGACCGATAACCGTGAACGGAAGAGGTTGATGGAAGCAAAGCTGAGTCGTGGTTGGTGTAAGGGCTCCAAAGATTTTCGGAAATCGATGTGGGATGAAGCGAAGCAGCGGGGAGCCGATTGGGATCGGGTGCGTTTTGAAGGGCTGGATCCTGCTGAGCTCAACAAAGAAAGAGAAGTTCGTTGGGAGGAACAGCTGGAGGAGGTCGCTAGCATTGCGAAAATCGATCTGGAGAATCTCCCGTTAGGAAAGATGGCAGAGCCGAAAGCGATTCTTGCGGCGGCAATGAAACGGGCGACATCGGTGAGTAATGGCTGGCTGGCAGAACGGTTGGAGATGGGATCAGCGGCAACGGTCAGTCAGGCGGCTCAGAGGGTGGTTTTGAAGGAAGAGAGTGGTCAGGAGGTGGAGAAGTTGGTGGGGGAGTTGAGAGTGTTGCGATGAGGGATGGAGTTGGTTTTCAAATGGCCTCGCTCCACCCCGTCCCTCGGGCGAGGGCCACCCCTCCTCGCTTGCGAAGAGGGGAACTGGTTTATAGGTAGTGCCGTTGGGTCTCCAACGGCCCCTGTGGGTTGAGTTTGGCTGGCCTTGTGTGAAATGGGCCATCTGAGATGCTTTTGGTGGAGTTGAGGTAGTGAAACTGAGAGGGGTAGTTGTTGGCGTATAAAACGCTACCTTATAGCCCAAAAATATGCTATTTTGTGGTTTATATAAAGGAGGACTATCACCCATGACATGGAACTGGCAGCAAGAGGATTGGCCTAATTTCGTTTACCAACCAGCGAAGTTAGCGGCTTTTGAAGCGAATTTCATGAAGGAATCCGGCGTAGTCATCGGTGCGTTTCGTCATTTGGATGAGGATGACAGGGATATCCTCAAGGTGGATCTGCTTAGTGCTGAAGCACTGAAGACATCCGCAATTGAAGGGGAGCTACTGGATCGCGAGACCTTACAATCATCGATTCGGAGGCAGTTCGGTTTGCATACGGATCGCCGCCAAACTTCCCCGGCTGAGCAAGGTATCGCGGAAATGATGGTCGAACTTTACCATGGGTATGAAAAACCACTGTCTCACGAAACGATCTTTGAGTGGCACCAGCAACTGATGAATGGAAGGCGAGACCTCAGGGATATTGGCCGCTACCGGACCCATGATGACTCAATGCAGATAGTCTCTGGTCCTGTCCATGACCCGAGGGTCCATTTCGAAGCGCCGCCATCCCACCGGGTGAAGACGGAAATGAATGCCTTTATCCGATGGTTCAATGGGTCTCCCATAGCAGGGGTCAAACGCAAAATATAAAGATTGCCCTTTTCGCTTTTTTTTTGTGATAGTCCTAGCACATGCCGCGGAAGCAACGAATCGAATACCCTGGAGCGATCTATCATGTGATCAGTCGTGGGAATTACCGAAAAGATCTCTTTACGGAGAAGAAGACCGGGGAGGCGTTTGAGCGGACTATTTTTCAGGCAGCAGAACGATGTGGATGGAAGATTTATGCCTATGTGATTATGAGCAACCACTATCACTTGGCCTTGGAAACACCGGAACCGAACCTGGTGGAGGGGATGAAGTGGTTGCAGAGTACCTTTGCCACTCGCTTCAACCGCTTTCACGGTGAAAGGGGGCACGTTTTTCAGGGTCGGTATAAGTCACTGGTTGTGGAGGAAGATCGCCCGCTGCTTGGACTGATCGACTACATCCATCTCAATCCGGTAAGGGCTGGTTTGTGTTCCGTGGATGAACTTAAGAACTATCCGCTTTCCAGCTTTCCCAAATACTTCAAACGGCAAGTGTCTCCTCAGCTGGATCGGGAGATTGTTTTGCTGCTTTGCGAGCAGCCAAACACCTTGAAAGGATTTCGAGAATACCACAAGCGATTGAAATATCGGGAGGAGGGTGATGGTGCCTTGCGGGGAGAACTTTCGAAACGCTATTGCCGGGGTTGGTTTCTCGGGAGCAAGAGAGCGAAGAAGGAGTTGGCCAAGGAGCTAGTCAAAGAGAATCCCTTCGCAGACTGGGAAGGGGTTGATTTGAAGGAAGTCAATCAGGCTCGCTGGGAGAGTGTCGTGGGGGAAGAACTTTCGAAGCGAAGGCTTGGAGAAAAGGACATTGAGTCGAGTCCAAAAGGGGCGCAATGGAAGGTGGAAATCGCCAAACGCTTGCGCAAGGAGACCACAGCAAGGAATCCATGGATCGCAGCTCGGCTGAGAATGGGCCATCCGAACTATGTGAGTAATTTGGTGAATCGATAGAATCTTAATGTTTTGCGTTTGACCCATTCCCCTTGGAACCAAATTATGTGAGTAACTTGGTGAATCGATAATGTATTTATATTTTGCGCTCCATCCAGTTTTTTGACCCTGGCCAGACGCATTGGCATTCCAATAGGCGCCGACGACTAAACCATATTCTCCTTGAGTCTTTGGTGATAGCGATAAACCTAACGACTTATGGGCTTTTAACCTTGTGTTTCAAAAGGCGCTCATTATTTTCAATTAGGTGTTAAGGTTTTCATCGTTATGTATAGATGCATCGGGGCAGTTAGAATTTTACCTAGTTTACTAAAATGAACGGTGCCAACGACTCGGCTAGAACCCAAGTGAAGATAGCTGTCGAATCGTTCGATAAGCTACAGGCCATTCTCGATAATGATGGATCAGTTAATTACGACGTAGTTAGCGAGACTCTTTACGAGCCGGATGATGGCAAACAATATTATGATGCCGTTTCGGTTGTGTTAGGTATCACCGCATATGGAATGTTTCGCCTCATCAAGCATCTGATATCCGTCTACGGCACAGGTTTGTTCATTGACGCTACTGTCACGCCTCCCCTGATCACTACTTTAAAGGGAGTCAAACAAGGAACTACTCATATCAAGACCAAAGATGCCAAAGGAAACGAGGTGATCAAGACTTACGCAGACAAAGATATCTCCCTCGAAGCTATTGGTAGTTACTTCGGCCAAGGAGGTTGATAGTGGGTTTCTATGATCCCCAATATGCTATTATCGATCTTAGCGAGGAAGATATCCCTGCCGTTCTCAAGAAAAATGGACTAATTGAGTTATATAATAACTCGAACCACCCTGATTTTAGCGGAAGGTTAGCAAGAGTCCTTGTTCATGAATCCATCCACCATTGGCAGTTTACCTCTTCACCGTATTTAAGACAAAAATTGTTGGAGCCTAAACAAGACTCAAATCAGAGCTCAAATAAGTCTGCTAGGTTTTCATCACATGCCATTACCGAGTGCTTTGCTCGATTTTGGGACGTGATGATTCGTTCTCCAGATACCATTATACAAGAAGAAGAGATCGACACGGAAGGCGTCCAGATCAGTGTTTTACGTCCAGGAATGCTACGAACCTGTACGCAAGCAGCATTTGAGCTTTGTATGTTAAAAGGGCCGGGCTGCCGCAGTCATGGCCCACCATACGAGTGGATGAAACATGAATGTAGTGACAGCTACATGCCTGACTTGCTCTTACCACTTGCTGCTCATATCGCCTTGTGCTCAACGAACCCTAGCGATGCATTTTACGAGGCTGTTAGGGCTTTCAACAATAATCAGAGTATTCGTCTTTGGCTAGAGAAGTGTGATCCGAACCCGAAGAATCAATGGCCAAGAACCAATTTTATCAATGTGGATTGGCTACGTGTTTTTCCATTAGCGGTTAAGGCATTGAAAGATAATAAGAAGCTCATGAAACTTTGCCCGAGAAGCTTAGATCCCTTTGCCGATTTTTCTAAAGAGTCAGTTAAGAGTCACCCAATTTGGTCCAAAGTCCCCTTCGGCTTTAGTAAGCAAAACTGCTATGAATCTGTGATCAATGCGCTTGATACACGCGCCCCAGCAGGCCTTGAGTTGCACTGGGCTGAACAGTTGATTGCTAAATCCCACCCTAACGCAGCCTTCATCTTTCCGGGCATTGTGAACTTTCGGTATTGTCTAGGTAAGTTTGCAGGTCCCGCTGCCGTTCGTTTTCGTGATCAGATCGTTTTTTCGGATTGGGTGGATTCAGAACTTCAAGACGTAATTCTGAAGAGTGTTTTAGAGACGACTTGAGTGTTTTGAAACGAAATAGGTAGGTGGCAAATCCTTCATTAATGGAAAAAGTATATGGTCGTTGTGAGAAGACCCCTGCGACTGGACCAGTTTGCGGGGGTCAGGTCGGTAGTGTCCAGAATCTTTCGCTTTTTCTTTTTCGGTCCTCAGGAAGGTAGTGTTCTTGTTATTGGTTGTGGTTGGATTGCTCTGGCGTAAGGAGGGCGTAGCCCGACTGGAGCCAGAGCAATGGATCATGAGGCGGTTGCCTCGGTGAGTGGTTGTTGATCAAGTTTCTTCATGTCGAGGTAGCGGCGTAATCCCCACTTCGTGCCGGTGATATATCGCAGCCTTGCGGCAACGAGCATCAGGGCACTATTCCCGTCTGGAAAGGCACCGACCACTCGCGTGCGTAGGGGCACAGAAAGGGGTCAAACGCAAAATATAAAGATTGCGGATCTGCTCTGTGTTTTTAAGTTTCTACCCCATGGCGCGAAAGCAACGAATTGAATACCCCGGCGCAGTGTATCATGTGATCAGTCGGGGGAACTACCGGAAGGATCTGTTTACTGGTGAGAAGACGGGTGAGGCTTTTGAGAAAACCATCTTTCAGGCAGCGGAACGATGTGGCTGGAAGATTTATGCCTATGTGGTGATGAGTAACCATTACCATCTGGCGTTGGAAACTCCGGAGCCGAACCTGGTAGAGGGGATGAAGTGGTTACAGAGCACCTTTGCGACACGTTTCAATCGTTTCCGCGGAGAAAAGGGGCATGTATTTCAAGGGCGCTACAAGTCTCTGGTGGTGGGGGACGATCGCCCCTTACTTGGGCTCATTGACTACATTCACCTCAATCCGGTCAGGGCTGGACTCTGTTCGGTGGATCAATTAAGGGACTATCCACGTTCCAGCTTTTCGAAATTTTTCAAGCGGCAAGTCTCGCTTCCTCTGGACCGTGAGTCCGTTCTCTCACTGTGTGGCTTGCCGAACAGCTTGAAGGGAACGCGCGACTACCATGAACGTCTGAGATATCTTGAGGAGGGTGATCGAGCACGGGGTGGAGAACTGTCGAAGCGGTATTGCCGCGGTTGGTTTCTTGGGAACAAGGAATCAAAGAAAGAACTGGCAAAGGAGCTTGTAAAAGAGAATCCCTTCGCCGCCTGGGAAGGAGTCGATTTAAAGGAGGTCAACGAAGCTCGTTGGGAACGTATTGTGATCAAAGAGTTATCGAGGCATAATCGTGGAGAAGGAGACATAGCGTCTGATCCGAAGGGAGCTTCTTGGAAAGTGGAAATTGCAAAGCTTTTGCGAAATGAGACTACGGCAAAGAATCCCTGGATTGCGGATCGCCTCAGAATGGGGCATCCGAACTACGTGAGTAATTTGGTGAATAGATGAAATCTTTATATTTTGCGTTTGACCCCTTTTTTCGCCCTGCCTTTTTTCGCCCCTGAACATAAAGAGTTGATTACCTTTACTGATGAATTTATTTCGAGGATTTTCTTTTCTGGTCGGGATAAAGCTTTGCTTTTTTCTAGTCGGTTGTGAAAGAGATAAGAACCTTGATTTGAAAGCCATTTTAGATGATCCAACTCTAGTTAAGTATGTTGAATTTGATGAAGATCAAAACGGTTTTTTTCTCCGGATTATTGTAAATGAGTTTAATGAAGAATTTTTTGGAAATTTAAAAAAATCCCCTTCAGATATAACTGGAACTGGGAGTATTTATCGTGGGAAAGTCTACTGTGAAAATGGATTTGAATTTTCAGTATGGGTTTGCGTAGACATGTCTTCGAACGGTGAAATATATTATGCGGTGACGGACTCTCAGGAAATAGTAGATTCCTTTCCCCAATTCTATTGGATTTCGATTTCAGAAATTCCTTATTGGAATAATTGGCTCATGCTGGCAGCATGGTCTATCAATTATGAAGGCACTTCCGGTGACGCAGGGCCCAAAAAGGTAAACCACAAGGATATGGGTAACAGATAGAACAAGGCCATCGGTAACACTTTTATGGCGTGTATGCCATGGAAAGAGACCGATGTAATGAGGGACCCAAAAAGACGACAGAGGGACCCAAAAAGGCGACATGTCTTGACACTTGACAAACTCGACCCGAATCCCGTGCCTCCAGTGGCGTCACTCCCGCCCGTCCCCAGAGGGAGCTGTCCCCATGGTCGCTCGCTTCGCTGTGCTATCGGCGGCTTCCCCCGCTACTCCCAACGAGTCGTGATTGCTCCTCTCCTTGCTCACCCGCGTGCGCAGGTCTCGCCGCACGGGAAAAGTGGCTGAGGCTTAAACTCCTCCGGAATCGTTGTCGATGGCGCCCTCGATCCTGTCGAAGATGGCGTTTTGTATGCTTCGCGCCTAATCACCGTAAGACCTAAACCGTGTCTTAGACGTGACGTCCTTTTCATGGGTTTACCTCTCTTTCTTGGGTTTAGTGTTAAGTGATGAGCTTGTTCACCCGTGTCCTTGACTTTCTTGTGGTTTCGTTGAACGAAGAACACGTCTTCGCCAGATCAAAAAGATCATAAAGACCCAGTCGGATGCCAACAGGAAAGCCGGAAAGAGGAGGGTGGCGAAGGTGGGTTCGGGTATGGCAAAGAGAGTAAGAAAGTACCTAAGCCCTGCCCAGAAATAGGAGACTGGAGGCTCACTCCACGGCTTTCGCCACGACTTCCTGTAGGTTGGGAGAAACGAGAGGAAATCGATACACATGACCAAGAGGATCGCGGTCAAAGGAGACTTTGCCCAGAGCCAGATGGGTATGATCACGAGCGCACTTAGGAACGCGATCCAGTCACTTTTCGTGATCCGTTTCTCCCCTATGAAGAGGGAGACGAATGCAATGTAGAGGGAGACCACTGCCTTCGCGCCGAGTACCCACGCAGACGGTCCTCCGCCGAGGTGGAACTGAGCCACGGTCGCAATCAGCGAAATCACACCGAGATTCAGCCAAGAAAAGACGTGAGGATGCGTTTCTCCTCGCTGGATCGATACGATGTAGGTGAAGTATCGGATGACAGTAAAGATTATCGCCAGATACGCGAAAAGGTGCGGGCGAGTCAGGAATTCGTTCATCGTCTTTTCGTCACTGTCGTCTCTCCAAGGTCTTTGCAGAAGCAAAAACCGCAACTGAGCCGTCAACCAATACTTCAGCAGGCACAGTTACCAGATGAATTCTTTGAGGAGGTTGGAGGAAACTAGAAAGGAAAACCACAAGGACA is a window of Verrucomicrobiota bacterium DNA encoding:
- a CDS encoding UPF0236 family protein encodes the protein MSFGDVQKAGNTWAATVAKLPWAASTKLHVVGDGATWIAEQARQCLGAKDYLVDFYHVCDYLAAASPKAATSPKWLDTQKRRLKSNRPDKVIRSLEPYVEAEGIPQGETPVRNAMRYLQNRIEQLDYRSAIENGLPTGSGMIGSAHRHVLQDRLKIAGAWWTEQNARNMAALRVARANGEEALHWRN
- a CDS encoding transposase, giving the protein MPRPLRVEYAGACYHVINRGNYRQRIFGGKGAAEAFERTLGEAADRFGWELGAYVIMSNHFHLAVQLGEPNLSEGMKWLQGTWVRRFNRYRNWTGRPFQGRYKGILVEPGHVYGQVCHYIHLNPLRAKLESEETIGDYRWSSLHWLGKRRCPRWLDGSVVLEEAGGLTDTPAGWRNYRRYLAWMGTDNRERKRLMEAKLSRGWCKGSKDFRKSMWDEAKQRGADWDRVRFEGLDPAELNKEREVRWEEQLEEVASIAKIDLENLPLGKMAEPKAILAAAMKRATSVSNGWLAERLEMGSAATVSQAAQRVVLKEESGQEVEKLVGELRVLR
- a CDS encoding DUF4172 domain-containing protein, coding for MTWNWQQEDWPNFVYQPAKLAAFEANFMKESGVVIGAFRHLDEDDRDILKVDLLSAEALKTSAIEGELLDRETLQSSIRRQFGLHTDRRQTSPAEQGIAEMMVELYHGYEKPLSHETIFEWHQQLMNGRRDLRDIGRYRTHDDSMQIVSGPVHDPRVHFEAPPSHRVKTEMNAFIRWFNGSPIAGVKRKI
- a CDS encoding transposase encodes the protein MPRKQRIEYPGAIYHVISRGNYRKDLFTEKKTGEAFERTIFQAAERCGWKIYAYVIMSNHYHLALETPEPNLVEGMKWLQSTFATRFNRFHGERGHVFQGRYKSLVVEEDRPLLGLIDYIHLNPVRAGLCSVDELKNYPLSSFPKYFKRQVSPQLDREIVLLLCEQPNTLKGFREYHKRLKYREEGDGALRGELSKRYCRGWFLGSKRAKKELAKELVKENPFADWEGVDLKEVNQARWESVVGEELSKRRLGEKDIESSPKGAQWKVEIAKRLRKETTARNPWIAARLRMGHPNYVSNLVNR
- a CDS encoding transposase, which translates into the protein MARKQRIEYPGAVYHVISRGNYRKDLFTGEKTGEAFEKTIFQAAERCGWKIYAYVVMSNHYHLALETPEPNLVEGMKWLQSTFATRFNRFRGEKGHVFQGRYKSLVVGDDRPLLGLIDYIHLNPVRAGLCSVDQLRDYPRSSFSKFFKRQVSLPLDRESVLSLCGLPNSLKGTRDYHERLRYLEEGDRARGGELSKRYCRGWFLGNKESKKELAKELVKENPFAAWEGVDLKEVNEARWERIVIKELSRHNRGEGDIASDPKGASWKVEIAKLLRNETTAKNPWIADRLRMGHPNYVSNLVNR